From the genome of Bombus pascuorum chromosome 2, iyBomPasc1.1, whole genome shotgun sequence, one region includes:
- the LOC132916595 gene encoding uncharacterized protein LOC132916595 — protein sequence MSVIIRLQNLAWSANALDIRQFFRGLSIPEGGVHIVGGELGDAFIAFSTDEDARQAMMHDGGKIKEMKIKLLLSSRTEMQKVIEAARQQTLSLQSFMQTAPVTVAQVVQKPGSPGERREKEKDNDSESSKDRKDRRDRSRSRDRSRSRDRDRDRDRRDRDRGRDRRRRDRSRSRDRERDRRDRRRRRDRSRSRDRTRSRDRDTKRNSTGERRKDANDDDNNDVVCVGQFHKDKPVAGAKKPLENGIWEVPPQTQIQAAMLAPGILGAGVAALSQDGEQRSMTFGSSVIGQPSMLQQGQFPINGINGVGSLMQSHMQSLSHTVGMGPLSQNVGGSSLPSLSTGVSALNRSKEPWNQNDQGRMDSIRFPGRSGQFGTDMYGSNGSLNYRPGIRPNNPFLSKVQELEGRRNPHAFQSNSSQFNFDNDRQGNRSSTNSSRFSNENKSSGGGGHCVEVRNMPLSATYNDVRHAFQGIYIRKDGLKLINDNHGNRVGIAYVKFSKAEGKELALGTTRFVRGSEVEILHLDENIFDKAVDSYSPEKERDRGEDGIEDVRSSTCILLTDLPSFTKEMDIAKLFHDWKINDLFITSTKESGSVQCMAYVQFARIEDAKASVNTSLKIGNKPVTATAITEDKFAQAKRDHEQNSMNQTASSDCIIMRGLPFQTIDRDILDFFSDIGIVPHRIHMLLNQNGKPAGECFCEFDTADEALRATAKNGLPFGKNVPTIELVPRAKMLETLGMVDPQIMETQQQHFPPLQEQRPRFSGPMNHLPRFGNSGFGPRCPPGLMGIPRHMLGRHLGSMDYVEGFGKPGCVLSLENVPFKADINEIIEFFGDFDVKRENVIRRYNERGMPTGDARVAFASPSEAQRALRELKHCKMRDRTIYMKLA from the exons atgaGTGTAATAATTAGATTACAAAACTTGGCATGGTCCGCCAACGCTCTGGATATTCGCCAATTCTTCAGAGGCTTGAGCATACCGGAAGGAGGGGTGCACATCGTTGGTGGTGAGCTGGGAGACGCTTTTATTGCTTTCAG CACCGACGAAGATGCTCGACAGGCGATGATGCATGATGGCGGTAAGATCAAGGAGATGAAGATAAAGCTGCTGCTCAGCTCGCGGACAGAGATGCAAAAAGTGATCGAGGCAGCCCGACAACAAACACTGAGTCTACAGTCCTTCATGCAAACAGCACCAGTCACCGTCGCACAGGTTGTTCAGAAGCCAGGATCTCCTGgcgaacgaagagaaaaagaaaaggacaatGACAGCGAATCCAGCAAGGATCGCAAGGACAGGCGAGATAGGTCGCGATCTAGGGACAGATCTCGATCCCGTGATCGTGATAGGGATAGAGACAGACGGGACAGAGATAGAGGACGAGATCGTAGACGTCGTGACAGAAGCAGATCGcgagatagagaaagagacagaagAGATAGGCGTCGTCGTCGTGATAGATCCAGGTCTAGAGATCGTACGCGATCTAGAGACAGAGATACTAAGCGAAATTCTACTGGAGAACGTCGGAAGGATGCCaatgatgatgataataatgatGTAGTCTGCGTAGGACAGTTTCATAAAGATAAGCCCGTAGCTGGTGCGAAGAAACCATTAGAAAATGGTATTTGGGAGGTTCCACCGCAGACACAGATACAGGCAGCCATGTTGGCGCCTGGAATCTTGGGTGCAGGAGTGGCAGCATTGTCACAAGATGGAGAACAACGCTCTATGACATTTGGTAGTTCTGTAATCGGACAACCATCGATGCTTCAGCAAGGccaatttcctataaatggaATAAATGGCGTTGGAAGTTTGATGCAATCGCATATGCAAAGTCTTAGTCATACTGTTGGTATGGGTCCATTGTCTCAGAACGTAGGTGGATCAAGCCTACCTAGCTTAAGTACAGGAGTGAGTGCATTGAATAGATCTAAGGAGCCTTGGAACCAAAATGATCAAGGACGAATGGATTCAATTAGGTTCCCTGGCAGATCAGGCCAGTTTGGAACTGACATGTATGGTTCGAATGGTTCTCTGAACTACAGGCCAGGAATTAGACCAAATAATCCTTTCCTTAGCAAGGTACAAGAATTGGAAGGACGGCGAAATCCACATGCTTTCCAGTCAAACAGTTctcaatttaattttgacaATGACAGACAAGGAAACCGTAGCTCGACGAACAGCTCCAGGTTctcgaatgaaaataagagTAGTGGAGGAGGTGGACACTGTGTAGAGGTTCGTAACATGCCATTAAGTGCCACGTACAATGACGTTCGTCATGCCTTTCAAGGCATTTATATCAGGAAAGACGGATTGAAGTTGATCAACGATAACCACGGGAACCGCGTTGGCATCGCTTATGTTAAGTTCAGCAAGGCTGAGGGTAAGGAGCTTGCTCTAGGCACGACTAGATTCGTCAGAGGATCAGAAGTGGAGATATTACATCTTGATGAAAACATCTTCGACAAAGCGGTAGACTCTTACTCCcctgaaaaagaaagagaccGTGGAGAAGATGGAATAGAAGATGTTAGATCCTCtacttgtattttattaaccGACCTACCGTCCTTCACTAAAGAGATGGATATAGCCAAATTGTTCCACGACTGGAAAATCAATGACTTGTTCATCACTAGTACCAAGGAGTCCGGAAGTGTTCAATGTATGGCCTACGTGCAATTCGCCAGAATAGAGGACGCGAAGGCGTCGGTGAATACGTCCTTGAAAATTGGCAATAAACCCGTGACCGCGACCGCGATCACCGAGGATAAGTTTGCTCAAGCGAAGCGCGACCACGAGCAGAACAGTATGAACCAAACGGCCAGCTCGGATTGTATTATCATGCGAGGTCTCCCGTTCCAGACAATCGACCGTGACATTCTAGACTTCTTCTCTGACATTGGTATCGTACCCCATCGAATACACATGTTACTCAATCAAAATGGAAAACCTGCTGGCGAATGTTTCTGTGAGTTCGATACAGCAGACGAAGCTCTCAGAGCCACTGCAAAGAATGGTTTGCCTTTTGGAAAAAATGTACCAACCATAGAGTTGGTTCCGCGAGCTAAGATGTTGGAAACCTTAGGAATGGTGGATCCACAGATCATGGAGACGCAACAGCAACACTTTCCACCGTTACAAGAGCAACGACCACGGTTCTCTGGACCTATGAATCATTTGCCCCGTTTTGGTAACTCTGGATTTGGACCTAGATGTCCTCCTGGCTTAATGGGTATACCTAGACACATGTTAGGCCGACATCTAGGCTCTATGGATTACGTTGAGGGCTTTGGCAAACCTGGCTGTGTATTATCCTTGGAGAATGTTCCTTTTAAAGCTGATATTAACGAAATTATTGAGTTCTTTGGTGACTTTGATGTAAAAAGGGAGAATGTCATACGTCGGTATAATGAGAGAGGTATGCCTACAGGCGATGCTAGGGTAGCATTTGCGTCACCTAGTGAAGCACAGAGAGCTCTAAGAGAGTTGAAACATTGCAAAATGAGAGATCGTACGATATACATGAAGCTAGCGTGA